Proteins from a genomic interval of Oreochromis aureus strain Israel breed Guangdong linkage group 6, ZZ_aureus, whole genome shotgun sequence:
- the LOC116331515 gene encoding perforin-1-like, with translation MAKLWHLLLLCWAWSPLCLPSSVSFIGTPQECEKAHFVPGYNLGGEGFDIVTMERKGAYVIDTETWKIGNGTCRMYHNGYMNGEKQKVPVAVVDWRTLPMCSLKVSSVVYDSVETLVNDSTSSVSNNWKIGLDIPVDPSVKVRVGFGGSHSRDSSFAMKKSKQDHYTFLHHSINCHYYGYRLATSPPLSQEFKSAVDSIPPYSSKTAPLYHNLIDTYGTHYITQVSLGGGIKATTAVRTCMATMNGLTDTDVSDCLSVEASACFANSARIKAEYEHCQRKKK, from the exons ATGGCAAAGCTGTGGCACCTCCTGCTCCTGTGTTGGGCATGGAGTCCCTTGTGCCTTCCATCCAGTGTGAGCTTCATTGGTACACCACAGGAGTGTGAAAAGGCTCACTTTGTCCCTGGTTACAACTTGGGTGGCGAAGGCTTTGACATTGTGACGATGGAGAGAAAAGGTGCCTATGTGATCGACACTGAAACATGGAAGATTGGAAATGGTACCTGTAGGATGTACCATAATGGTTACATGAATGGAGAGAAGCAGAAGGTCCCTGTTGCTGTGGTGGACTGGAGAACCCTGCCCATGTGCAGCTTGAAGGTCTCCAGTGTGGTCTATGATTCTGTTGAAACTCTTGTCAATGACTCAACATCATCTGTATCCAACAACTGGAAAATTGGCCTTGACATCCCGGTAGATCCTTCAGTAAAGGTTAGGGTTGGCTTTGGAGGTTCTCACTCAAGAGATTCTTCCTTTGCCatgaaaaagtcaaaacaagACCACTACACCTTCTTACACCATTCTATCAACTGTCATTACTATGG CTACAGACTGGCAACAAGTCCTCCTTTGAGTCAGGAATTCAAGTCGGCTGTGGACTCCATTCCCCCTTATTCCTCTAAAACTGCACCATTATATCACAATCTGATTGACACTTATGGAACACATTACATCACACAAGTGTCTCTTGGAGGTGGAATTAAAGCAACCACTGCTGTCAGGACCTGCATGGCTACAATGAATGGACTAACAGATACTGATGTTAGTGACTGTTTGTCAGTTGAAGCTTCAGCTTGTTTTGCAAATTCTGCCCGTATTAAAGCAGAGTATGAACACtgtcagagaaagaaaaagtag
- the LOC116331505 gene encoding perforin-1-like, whose product MAKLWHVLLLCWAWSPLCLPSSVSFIGTPEECEKAHFVPGYNLGGEGFDIVTMERKGAYVIDTETWKIGNGTCKMYQNSYMNGEKQKVPAAVVDWRTLPKCNLKVSSTVYDSVESLVNDSTATVFNNWKADLNFPSTKPGVALGGSRAKASTFGINKSKQDRYTFFHHFANCQYYSYRLATNLHLSYEFRSAVDSLPPCNVHNVEAYNNVIDTYGTHYITQVYLGGDIKAITAVRTCKATMNDLSAAEINDCLSVEALSGVKHPNSINSLIKHCNLKKKQLSIPSFSGEFSERHTEVIGGTSNTADILFQVKDPSVYKNWLSSLKKTPDVVKYSLRPLHTLLAINHPARDGLKRGIEDYIQKNAMLKQCSETCKIGHRLNVRDPCACVCNNSKNIKANCCPAWKGLATLKVFSLYAEGLYGDWGSETDGSVEVTYGDQKMRTVIIPNNDNPRWRETFEFGTITINMKNKLTFAVYDEDSYWNSDLLGECSFDLRAGKVSDSCMLNRGTFYFSYEVECAPNLGGYSCQEYIPSPMSSSLADVFYSRNGVLLGTSGEKYGESVSVRPAVDVK is encoded by the exons ATGGCAAAGCTGTGGCACGTCCTGCTCCTGTGTTGGGCATGGAGTCCCTTGTGCCTTCCATCCAGTGTGAGCTTCATTGGTACACCAGAGGAGTGTGAAAAAGCTCACTTTGTCCCTGGTTACAACTTGGGTGGTGAAGGCTTTGACATTGTGACGATGGAGAGAAAAGGTGCCTATGTGATCGACACTGAAACATGGAAGATTGGAAATGGCACTTGTAAGATGTACCAGAACAGCTACATGAATGGAGAGAAGCAGAAGGTCCCTGCTGCTGTGGTGGACTGGAGAACCCTCCCCAAATGCAATCTGAAAGTCTCCAGCACGGTCTATGATTCGGTTGAAAGTCTTGTCAATGATTCTACAGCAACAGTGTTCAACAACTGGAAAGCTGACCTTAATTTCCCTTCGACAAAGCCTGGGGTTGCATTAGGAGGTTCCCGCGCCAAAGCATCTACTTTTGGCATCAATAAGTCAAAACAAGACCGTTACACCTTCTTTCACCATTTTGCCAACTGTCAATACTATAG TTACAGACTGGCAACAAATCTTCACTTGAGTTATGAATTCAGGTCCGCTGTGGATTCCCTTCCTCCTTGCAACGTTCATAATGTGGAAGCATATAATAATGTGATTGACACATATGGCACACATTACATCACACAAGTGTATCTTGGAGGGGATATAAAAGCAATCACTGCTGTCAGGACCTGCAAGGCAACCATGAATGACCTGTCAGCTGCAGAAATCAATGATTGTCTGTCAGTCGAGGCTTTGAGTGGTGTCAAGCATCCCAACAGTATTAACTCATTGATAAAGCACTGTAACTTAAAGAAGAAGCAGCTATCTATCCCAAGTTTCAGTGGTGAATTTAGTGAGCGACACACAGAGGTCATTGGTGGAACTAGTAACACAGCTGATATCCTTTTTCAAGTGAAAGACCCTTCTGTCTATAAAAACTGGCTTAGCTCACTGAAGAAAACACCTGATGTGGTCAAGTACAGCTTAAGGCCCCTTCACACCTTACTGGCAATAAATCATCCAGCTAGGGATGGACTGAAGAGAGGAATAGAGGACTACATTCAGAAAAATGCAATGTTGAAACAGTGTTCAGAAACCTGTAAGATTGGGCACAGATTGAATGTTAGAGATCCCTGTGCTTGTGTCTGCAACAATAGCAAGAATATTAAGGCAAATTGCTGTCCTGCTTGGAAAGGTCTTGCAACATTAAAGGTGTTCAGTCTTTATGCAGAGGGTCTGTATGGTGACTGGGGGTCTGAGACAGATGGTTCAGTGGAGGTGACATATGGTGACCAGAAAATGCGCACTGTTATCATACCTAATAATGACAATCCCAGATGGCGAGAAACATTTGAATTTGGaaccatcaccatcaacatgaaaaacaaacttaCATTTGCTGTGTATGATGAGGACAGTTACTGGAACAGTGATCTGTTAGGCGAGTGTTCATTTGATCTGCGAGCAGGGAAGGTGAGCGACAGCTGCATGCTGAATCGTGGGACTTTCTACTTTTCCTATGAAGTGGAGTGTGCACCAAATCTTGGTGGGTACTCGTGTCAGGAGTACATCCCTTCTCCCATGAGCTCCTCTTTGGCCGACGTTTTCTACTCCAGAAACGGAGTCCTTCTTGGAACGTCAGGGGAGAAGTATGGCGAGTCAGTCAGTGTAAGACCAGCTGTTGATGTGAAATGA